The DNA sequence GCTCCAAGACGTTTCGCTTGTGAATCACGTCCGTTTGATGTAGAACCTCCACCTTTTTTGTGGGCGAAAAGTTGCAAGTTGTTAAGAGTCATTTTTAACATAATGTTTTCCTCCGTGTTAGTTTTCTGTGATAACTCTGGTTTGGACGAACTCAGAAGAGTTCTCCGATAAGTTTGCCATACCTAAGAAAAATGATTCGAAGAATAACTGGGTCATTTCTCTCTGGTGTGAAGGAAGATCCGCTGGTATTTCAACCTTTAGATAGCCACCTTCATCTTCGTTTAATTCTAAGATTGGTTCATAGCCTGCAAATTTCTCAATAGAATTGATAAAGTTAATGGCAAGCGTAGAAACCGATGCACACACGACATCTAAGCCGTATTCGCCACTTTCGGCGTGTCCAGTAATTTCCGCACTCCTCAGCTCGCCATCTTCGGCTCTCTCAAAGACTGCTTGTATCATGTGTTCTCCTTAAAATTAAGCGTTGATCGCGTTGATGACAACTTTTGTATATGGTTGACGGTGACCTTGTTTACGGTGGCTACCTTTTTTAGGTTTGTACTTGTAAGTAACAACTTTCTTTTGTTTTCCTTGTTTTTCAACAGTTCCAACTACAGTAGCTCCAGCAACAAGTGGAGTTCCGACAACAGTGTTTTCACCACCAACAAGAACAACTTCGTTAAAAGTAACTTCTTGACCAGCTTCAACGTTCAATTTTTCAACGTAAACTGCTTGACCAACTTCAACTTTAACTTGTTTTCCGCCAGTTTTGATAATTGCGTATGTGCTCATTATGCACCTCCTATGATTTTTAGGGTTTCCCCGTATTTTTGTGAAGACTCGCCTAGCATCGTGGGACGAACCACTTTACACTCACTATGTGAGCAACGATGTTCGTGCGGTTGCACAGGACTGTGCATAGTCAACTCTTCAAGTATAGCATATCTTCTTTTTTCTTACAAGCGAAATCAATCAAATTTAAGCTTTTTCTTTCCCTTTTTTTCTCCAAGAAGCAAAAAGCATACTGAAGTAAAAGATACTCATCATAAGAGGAACACCTAGAATTGTCTTCTCCTGATAGTAAATCGTCAAATAAGCTGAAAAAACAACTCCGAAGACAAAACTGCTAAGTAAGCTAACAAAAATCAAGCCCTCTCGTAGGAAAGGCGTATGCTTGGTCCGGAAATAATCACCAAAAGCCAACATAGTTCGTTTGATATTCCCTGTCATAAAAGCATTATTATAGGCAATCCCTGACACTTCTCCAAAAGCAGTTGTCACCAATCCCATACAAAAGGCCAATGGCGGTACGAGATAGATATTCTCTACAGTTTGCGGCACAAACCCTATAATTAGGGACAGGACTGCAAGTGGAATTACGGACAAAATTGGCTTTTTAACAATTCTCAATTTTTCCTTATAAATAGTTAATAAAAGGACTCCCATCATAAAAGCTAGCAAGGTCATTACTTTGGCACTGGCATCTGACACATTGTGTTGAATGAGTCCTACTGATAGAAAAACCACATTCCCAGTCTGTCCTGCCACCAGGGTATTTCCTCGCACGATAAAGGTATAGGCATCTACATATCCTGCGCAAAAAGTCAAAAAAAGCGCTAGCCTCTTAGACTGACGTGATATTTTTCTTATTGGTAATAATCTCATTTTCTCCCCCTTTTCATTTCATCTACTTATCTAAACATTGTACCACTTTCTCCAAGAAATGCGTAGTCCATTTGAAAATTTTTACCATCTGTTGGATAGTCCTTCTTTTCTATGTTATAATGAAGGAAGGATTTGAAGTCGGAAAAGGAGTATTTATGCTTAAATTAGGTGTTATCGGAACAGGCGCTATCAGCCATCATTTCATAGAAGCAGCCCATGCCAGCGGAGAATACCAGCTGGTCGCAGTCTATTCTAGAAAACGAGAAACTGCCGCAACCTTTGCTTCTCGCTATGAAAATATCCAACTCTTTGATCAATTAGAAGACTTCTTTAATTCTTCCTTTGATGTAGTCTATATCGCTAGTCCAAACTCCTTGCATTTTGTTCAAGCCAAGGCTGCCTTGTCTGCTGGTAAGCACGTCATTCTTGAAAAGCCAGCTGTCACTCAGCCACAAGAATGGCTAGATTTGAGGCAAACGGCTGAGAAAAATCACTGTTTTATCTTTGAGGCAGCTCGTAATTACCACGAGGAATCTTTTACTACTATCAAGAATTTTTTGGCAGACAAGCAAATATTGGGAGCAGATTTCAACTATGCCAAGTATTCATCCAAGATGCCGGACTTGTTGGCTGGGCAGACGCCAAATGTTTTTTCAGATCGTTTTGCTGGTGGAGCCCTTATGGATTTGGGGATTTATCCTCTCTACGCCGCTGTTTGCCTCTTTGGAAAAGCCCAAGACGCGACTTATCAGGCTCAACAGCTTGACAATAGCATTGACCTAAATGGAGACGGTATCCTCTTCTACCCTGACTTTCAAGTTCATATCAAAGCTGGGAAAAACATCACTTCCAATCTTCCTTGTGAGATTTACACAGCAGATGGAACCTTGACCCTCAACACGATTGAACATGTCCGCTCAGCTATTTTTAGAGACCACCAAGGAAATCAAGTCCAACTTCCTATCCAACAGGATCCTCATACAATGACTGAGGAAGCAGCTGCATTTGCACAGATGATCCAGCGGCCAGACCAGACGCTTTACCAGAACTGGCTGAATGATGCAGGTTCTGTTCATGACCTATTATATACCATGCGCCAGACTGCTGGCATTAGATTTGAGGCAGAAAAATGAAAACCAAACTACCGACTGAATGGCAGAAATTGAGCGACCAGCTCGGTTTCCAAGAATTTACCCCCATTCAAACTCAACTATTTGAGCCCATTCTTGCTGGAGAAAACCTCCTAGGAGTAAGCCCAACAGGAACTGGTAAGACCCTCGCTTACCTCTTACCAAGTCTTCTCAGACTGAAAAAGAAAAAAGCCCAGCAACTCTTGATTCTAGCACCAAATACAGAACTAGCTGGACAGATTTTTGACGTGTGTAAAACCTGGGCTGAAGCTATTGGTTTAACAGCTCAACTCTTCCTATCAGGTTCCAGTCAGAAACGCCAGATTGAACGCCTCAAAAAAGGACCAGAAATTCTGATTGGAACTCCTGGCCGTATCTTTGAGTTGATTAAATTGAAAAAAATCAAGATGATGAATGTGGAAACTATCATCCTGGATGAATTTGACCAATTGCTCGATGATTCTCAGATTCACTTTGTCGAGAAAATCACTCACTACGCACCTCGTGACCACCAACTCGTCTACATGAGTGCGACGACCAAGTTTGACCAAGAAAAGATTGCGGCAAACACGCGCACCATTGATCTCTCAGATCAAAAACTGGACAACATCCAACACTTCTACATGCAGGTAGACCAACGTCACCGAGTGGACATGCTGCGAAAACTGGCTCATGTTGAGGATTTTCGTGGTCTGGTCTTCTTTAACAGTTTGTCAGACCTTGGAAGCGCTGAGGAAAAACTACAGTATCGGGATATCTTGGCTGTTTCCCTCGCTAGTGATGTTAATGTTAAGTTTCGAAAAGTCATCTTAGAAAAGTTCAAAGACAAGCAGCTAACCCTGCTCCTTGCAACTGACCTTCTGGCTCATGGGATTGATATTGATAGCCTGGAATGTGTCGTAAACTTTGATGTTCCTAGAGACATGGAAACTTACACTCACCGCGCTGGCCGTACAGGTCGCATGGGTAAAGAGGGCTATGTGATCACTCTCGTAACCCATCCTGAAGAACTTAAAAAACTCAAGAAATTCGCAAATGTAGGTGAAATTGTTCTAAAAAATCAAGAACTCTATATCAAATAAGGTTGGCATTTGCCAACCTTTTTCTTATCCCCAAGTAATTTCTAATTGATAGCTGGCAAAGGGGTGTCCCTCTTGGTTTTGTAGTTGGTAGGCTAACTCAATCTTTTGTCCATCCAGTTTGTAGTGACTTGTTTGAATGATGAACTCCTGCATCCCCATTGGAGTAGGAATATAGGCCAAACTATCACTATCCTTTAGAAAACGCATGATGGTCTTGGGAGTGGAAAAACGGCTCATCACCAGTTCTTCTTGATGAAACTTGAGAACCACTTTTTCTTTTTCTTCATTGTAGAAAAGTAAATAGCTATAATCCCCTTTTTCACGCACTTCCACGTCATAGAGTTGGTCAATCACTTCCAACTGTTCATCAAACTGAATCCTATTTCGCATCCGAATCTTCACATCTAGTCCTCTTTCTTCTCTCTTGTCCTACTATTTTACCAAAAAGAGCAGGATTTTGCTATAATGGTCATATGAACGAAAAAGTATTCCGTGACCCAGTTCACAACTACATCCATGTCAATAATCAGGTCATCTATGACTTGATAAATACAAAAGAATTTCAACGTCTGCGCCGTATCAAACAATTAGGGACTTCCAGCTATACCTTCCATGGTGGAGAACACAGTCGCTTTTCCCACTGTTTGGGGGTCTATGAGATTGCTCGTCGTATCACAGAGATTTTTGAAGAAAAATATCCTGAAGAATGGGATCCTGCTGAGTCTCTCTTGACCATGACCGCTGCGCTCCTTCATGACCTCGGGCATGGTGCCTATTCCCATACTTTTGAGCATCTCTTTGATACAGATCATGAAGCCATTACCCAGGAAATCATCCAAAGTCCTGAGACAGAGATTCACCAAGTCCTACTTCAAGTAGCGCCCGATTTCCCAGAAAAGGTGGCTAGCGTCATCGACCATACCTATCCTAACAAGCAGGTCGTACAACTTATTTCTAGTCAGATTGATGCGGACCGCATGGACTATCTCTTGCGCGACTCCTATTTTACAGGAGCATCTTATGGGGAATTTGACTTGACACGGATCCTCCGAGTCATTCGTCCTGTCGAAAATGGGATCGCCTTTCAGCGTAATGGCATGCACGCTATTGAAGACTATGTCCTCAGTCGCTACCAGATGTATATGCAGGTTTATTTCCACCCCGCAACACGCGCCATGGAAGTCCTCCTACAGAATCTTCTCAAACGCGCCAAGGAACTCTATCCTGAAGATAAGGACTTCTTTGCACGCACTTCTCCTCATTTGCTACCTTTTTTTGAAAAGAAAGTTGATCTATCTGACTATCTGGCTCTGGATGATGGCGTGATGAATACCTACTTCCAACTCTGGATGACCAGTCCTGACAAGATACTAGCAGACTTGTCGCAACGCTTTGTCAACCGCAAGGTCTTTAAATCCATTACTTTTTCTCAAGAAGACCAAGACCAACTCGCAACCATGAGACAATTAGTTGAAGAAATCGGTTTTGATCCAGACTACTATACTGCCATTCATAAGAATTTTGACCTTCCTTATGATATCTATCGTCCCGAATCTGAAAACCCGCGGACACAGATTGAGATTTTACAAAAAAATGGTGAACTGGCAGAACTCTCTAGCCTGTCTCCTATCGTCCAATCCCTTGCTGGTAGTCGCCACGGAGATAATCGTTTTTATTTCCCAAAAGAAATGTTGGACCAAAACAGTATCTTCGCAAGTATCACCCAGCAATTTTTACACTTGATTGAGAACGATCATTTTACCCCAAATAAGAAGGAATAGAGGAAATATATGAGTATTAAACTAATCGCCGTCGATATCGATGGTACCCTGGTTAACAGTAAAAAGGAAATCACTCCGGAAGTCTTTTCTGCCATCCAAGATGCCAAACAAGCTGGTGTCAAAGTCGTGATTGCAACGGGTCGTCCTATCGCAGGTGTTGCCAAATTGCTGGACGACTTGCAGTTGAGAGACGAGGGTGACTATGTGGTAACCTTCAACGGTGCCCTTGTCCAAGAAACTGCTACTGGCCATGAGATTATCAGCGAATCTTTAGCCTATGAGGATTATCTCGATATGGAATTTCTCAGTCGCAAGCTTGGTGTCCACATGCACGCCATTACCAAGGACGGTATCTATACTGCCAATCGCAATATCGGAAAATACACGGTGCACGAATCAACCCTCGTCAACATGCCCATTTTCTACCGCACTCCTGAAGAAATGGCTGACAAGGAAATCGTCAAGTGTATGTTTATCGATGAACCAGAAATCCTCGATGCTGCGATTGAAAAGATACCAGCAGAATTTGACGAGCGCTACTCTATTAACAAATCAGCTCCCTTTTACCTCGAACTCCTTAAAAAGAATGTAGACAAGGGTTCAGCCATCACTCACCTAGCTGAAAAACTCGGATTGACCACAGATGAAACCATGGCGATTGGTGACGAGGAAAATGATCGTGCCATGCTGGAAGTCGTTGGTAATCCTGTTGTCATGGAAAATGGAAATCCAGAACTCAAAAAAATCGCCAAATACATCACTAAAACAAATGATGAATCCGGCGTTGCCCATGCTATTCGTACGTGGGTATTGTAAAAAAGTAAGAATAGATAAAACCCGCTCAACAGAGCGGTTTTTGTATGAATATATCACAATGAGAGTAAATTAATAAATTGAATTGCAGTTGTACAGTTACTTAAATCTTGAGAGTACAAAAAATAGGTATTGCTTCCTTAATTGTGGCACTGTATTGTAATACATTACTTTCTTTATTTCCATATGTTATTTTCTTACAATCTCTTTTAATTTTTACGATAATTTCATATACAAAGTATAAATAGGAAAGTCTTTATATCTTTCTTTTGTCTCATTATCCAGTTTATTCCAAAACAAATCAGCTTGCGGTTTCGATTTTAATAACACTGATGAACCGAAACAAAGTTCATAGTTATCATTACTATTTACTAAAATATTGCTCAGAATCTCCATTTCTTTGCTGTTTAATTTACGAACTCTAGATTTTATTTGAAGGTCATTTATTATAGCCATCTCACTATTTTGGGAGTATTTTAAGTTCCAATTAGAAAGACATTGAGCCCAATTAAGTAATAACTCTCTTTTAGTCATATCTTCTGCCATGTCTGCAGCGATAACTATTTTTAAAATAGTACGGTCAGCGCCTTCATATTTCAGCTTATTATCTACCAATCTTTGATATGAGGCAATAACTGAATCAATTTTACAATTATCAATTTTTAGCCAATTGTTTGGTTCAAATACTTCAAAAATTGAAATGTCTAAATAATCTTCATCTTCAGTTTCTCCTTCCCGGCACCAAGGAGTTTCAGTAAAAATGTCTATCATAGTTCCATTTTTATCTGACAAAAAACTATATAAAGTTATAATGTGGATGTTAGCAATATTTAGGTGAAGTAATTTCGATTCATTATAATTTAAAGCAACTTTCTTTTTTAAGACAAGACCTGAATAAAGAATATTTAGATTTCTTTGAGATTGTTTATCAAAGCAAGATAAATCAACATCTTTTTGTATACCCATTTTTTTCATAAAGTTAGAAATTTTTAACAATCCCTTTATATCAGCCTCTAAATCAAATGAAGAAATATCCTTTATTGACCGTTCATCTAACTCTATTTTATTACCATTAAGGGTAAAATATCCGATTTTTCCTAGCTCTTGAAATACCTGAGTACACTTTATAGCTTTTGACAGCAAATCCGGCCTAGTATAGTTAAATTTGAATTGTTTCTTCTTTATATCAAAAGACATTGTAAAGCTTTCACCAAAATGAAGCTGTACACTCCCATCAGGAAAACGATGTCTTTTTACGTCTTGAAAAACATGATCGCCTATTTTTATAATTAAATCCGTTTCTTCTTCAGTTTCTACAATCTTAATTGTGTTTTCAAGAGGTATTTCTATGCCAGTTATAGGATCTAAATAATAAATAAAGAGATCATGTTCTTCCTGATAGTTAAAAATTTCTTCTTTTTCCTGACCATAGAAGTAGAACTTTAGAGTTTTATCATCAGAAATGTCCTCAACTGAAATACCTTCGACATTTATGAAACTATACTGCTTCTGACTATTGTTTATGAAATCCACTAACATTGGATACATTTTTTTATCATCCAGTTTAAAAATCTCTATGGAAAGTTTCTTCTTATTTGTAGATTTATTTTTTAGTTTACTCTTTCTGAGCAAATTCTTTATAGAAAGAGGAGGTAATGACTTATAGTAAATATCTCTTAAACCATTATCCTCATTCAACCAAACTACAAATAAAACTACTCCACCATTTGATTTATATAGTTCTAAATCTCTAGTATCTAATGAGAAGGATTTTAACACATCTTTTTTCTGTCTAGTGGTTTTAATCTGAACAGGTACTTTACCTAATATTTCGTCTTTCTTCTCACTCGGTGATTTAAGAACATGAATTTCTCCATCCCACACTGAAGTTTTATCATTTCTATCAAAATAAGATTGAAGTAACTCATGCTTATCTATAAATGTCGACAGATGTGAAACACCTAATGTCTCAATTTTTCTATTATTTGCCAAATCCGCACCTCGAAAAATAGCTCTATATACTTTATATTATAACATTAACAAAGAAAAACTTATATACTATAATTACAACTATTTAACTTAAACTGAATATTATAAACTTAAAAAATACTGTTCATTAATAATTACAAAATAAATAGACCAGTTTCCTGATCTACTTTATTCTATATTCATTGACTTTTGGTCACACTTTGGTCAAAAATTCCAAAAATACTAAGTTATTTTAAAAAACAAACTTGTGATGATTGCCTATAAACAAACATTTTGAATTTTCTTTGTCTTTTTTTACATTACTAAAAATGCCCCCTGCAGGAATCGAACCTGCAACTACTCCTTAGGAGGGAGTTGTTATATCCATTGAACTAAGGGGGCTAGAGAAAAACCCTGCTGGGTGAGCAGAGTTTTTTTGTCGAATTAACGACGGATTTCTTTGATACGAGCTGCCTTACCTTGAAGTGCACGCAAGTAGTACAATTTCGCACGACGTACTTTACCGTAACGAACAACTTCGATCTTTTCAACACGTGGAGTGTGGATTGGGAAGATACGCTCAACACCTACACCGTTAGAGATTTTACGAACTGTGTAGTTTTCTGAGATGCCAGCACCTTTACGTGCGATAACAACACCTTCAAAGATCTGGATACGTTCACGGTTACCTTCGACAACTTTCGCGTGTACACGAACAGTGTCACCAGGACGGAATGATGGGATATCTGTACGAAGTTGACCTTCAGTCAAACTTTGGATTAATGGATTCATTTTATTCTCCTATCTTTGTCAATCTTGAGGAACCTTCCTCAGCGGATAAACTGTATTTTTGTGCGTCCATTACACACAAGATACAGTTTACCAAATTTCCACCTAAAAGTAAAGGAATTTATAGCAGAATCCCTAAAAAAATCGCTAGAAAACCGCCTAGGTAAGTTAAGAGAAAATAGCTATAAAATACCTTCTTGTCACTTAACAGTTTTTGCAGCTCGTCATTCAGAGTTGAAAAGGTCGTCAACCCACCACAGAAACCTGTCGCGAGGATAGCATAGACTTCCTTAGACTCTACATGGTTGTAGAGTAAGCCAATCAAAAAACAACCGAGAAGATTAGCTATGAGAGTTCCTAGGGGCAATTTTGAGGATTGATTATATCGGGAAAAGAAATAACGAACCAAGGCTCCGAACCCGCAGGCGATTGCAAGATAAACGATTACCATTTCTTCCTCCCTAGAACATAAGCCAAGAGCAGACCTCCACCAATGCTCAAAAATAAGTAGATGCCTAAACTAAGATAACGCCCGGTATCAAGCAGTTTCACGGCATCAAGCATTAGACTAGAAAAGGTTGTTAGCCCACCACAAAATCCTGTACCCAGCGCCAAAACCAAGCCTTTACTAGTTTCCTTATAGACCAGATAGCCTTTCACCAGATAGACCAGGCAGATAATGCCCAGATAGTTGACAAGGAGGGTGCCCCAAGGAAATTCTGGACTAGCTGGTAACCAAGTGGAAATGAGATAGCGGACAAGGCCTCCCACTATTGCAGCTAGAAAAATCCCTAGCGGATAGAATTGTTCTTTTTTCATTTGATGTTTTGATCCTGATAATCACGCGAACGTTTGAGAATGTCTGAAAAAGTTGCAACAATAGTTTCCTGATAGCGCTTATCTTCCACTCGATTTTTGACTTTTTCAAAAATAACTTCTTCTCTCTTAGAATCTAAGATTGGCTTACCTGATGCTTTCTTATAAGCGACAACCCCCTCAACCAAATGCATTCGTTCTTCTAGGAGCTTGACGATTTGGTCGTCGATTTGATCAATTTCTTGGCGAATAATATCTAAGTTCATACGGTCTCCTCCTTTATTTGAATTATTGTATCAAAAAGCCACCAAATAGGCTAGTAAAATCCCAAAAAAAACTAAATCATAACCACCTGCTACTGTACTGACCCCAAAAAGTTGGACAAATAGTTATTGAAAGGATTTAGTCTTGTATTGCACAGGACTAGGTCCTTTTCTACCATT is a window from the Streptococcus oralis genome containing:
- a CDS encoding Gfo/Idh/MocA family protein yields the protein MLKLGVIGTGAISHHFIEAAHASGEYQLVAVYSRKRETAATFASRYENIQLFDQLEDFFNSSFDVVYIASPNSLHFVQAKAALSAGKHVILEKPAVTQPQEWLDLRQTAEKNHCFIFEAARNYHEESFTTIKNFLADKQILGADFNYAKYSSKMPDLLAGQTPNVFSDRFAGGALMDLGIYPLYAAVCLFGKAQDATYQAQQLDNSIDLNGDGILFYPDFQVHIKAGKNITSNLPCEIYTADGTLTLNTIEHVRSAIFRDHQGNQVQLPIQQDPHTMTEEAAAFAQMIQRPDQTLYQNWLNDAGSVHDLLYTMRQTAGIRFEAEK
- the rplS gene encoding 50S ribosomal protein L19, with the protein product MNPLIQSLTEGQLRTDIPSFRPGDTVRVHAKVVEGNRERIQIFEGVVIARKGAGISENYTVRKISNGVGVERIFPIHTPRVEKIEVVRYGKVRRAKLYYLRALQGKAARIKEIRR
- a CDS encoding DEAD/DEAH box helicase, with product MKTKLPTEWQKLSDQLGFQEFTPIQTQLFEPILAGENLLGVSPTGTGKTLAYLLPSLLRLKKKKAQQLLILAPNTELAGQIFDVCKTWAEAIGLTAQLFLSGSSQKRQIERLKKGPEILIGTPGRIFELIKLKKIKMMNVETIILDEFDQLLDDSQIHFVEKITHYAPRDHQLVYMSATTKFDQEKIAANTRTIDLSDQKLDNIQHFYMQVDQRHRVDMLRKLAHVEDFRGLVFFNSLSDLGSAEEKLQYRDILAVSLASDVNVKFRKVILEKFKDKQLTLLLATDLLAHGIDIDSLECVVNFDVPRDMETYTHRAGRTGRMGKEGYVITLVTHPEELKKLKKFANVGEIVLKNQELYIK
- a CDS encoding chorismate mutase codes for the protein MNLDIIRQEIDQIDDQIVKLLEERMHLVEGVVAYKKASGKPILDSKREEVIFEKVKNRVEDKRYQETIVATFSDILKRSRDYQDQNIK
- a CDS encoding YoaK family protein — encoded protein: MRLLPIRKISRQSKRLALFLTFCAGYVDAYTFIVRGNTLVAGQTGNVVFLSVGLIQHNVSDASAKVMTLLAFMMGVLLLTIYKEKLRIVKKPILSVIPLAVLSLIIGFVPQTVENIYLVPPLAFCMGLVTTAFGEVSGIAYNNAFMTGNIKRTMLAFGDYFRTKHTPFLREGLIFVSLLSSFVFGVVFSAYLTIYYQEKTILGVPLMMSIFYFSMLFASWRKKGKEKA
- the rplU gene encoding 50S ribosomal protein L21 translates to MSTYAIIKTGGKQVKVEVGQAVYVEKLNVEAGQEVTFNEVVLVGGENTVVGTPLVAGATVVGTVEKQGKQKKVVTYKYKPKKGSHRKQGHRQPYTKVVINAINA
- a CDS encoding HD domain-containing protein is translated as MNEKVFRDPVHNYIHVNNQVIYDLINTKEFQRLRRIKQLGTSSYTFHGGEHSRFSHCLGVYEIARRITEIFEEKYPEEWDPAESLLTMTAALLHDLGHGAYSHTFEHLFDTDHEAITQEIIQSPETEIHQVLLQVAPDFPEKVASVIDHTYPNKQVVQLISSQIDADRMDYLLRDSYFTGASYGEFDLTRILRVIRPVENGIAFQRNGMHAIEDYVLSRYQMYMQVYFHPATRAMEVLLQNLLKRAKELYPEDKDFFARTSPHLLPFFEKKVDLSDYLALDDGVMNTYFQLWMTSPDKILADLSQRFVNRKVFKSITFSQEDQDQLATMRQLVEEIGFDPDYYTAIHKNFDLPYDIYRPESENPRTQIEILQKNGELAELSSLSPIVQSLAGSRHGDNRFYFPKEMLDQNSIFASITQQFLHLIENDHFTPNKKE
- a CDS encoding DUF1934 domain-containing protein, producing MKIRMRNRIQFDEQLEVIDQLYDVEVREKGDYSYLLFYNEEKEKVVLKFHQEELVMSRFSTPKTIMRFLKDSDSLAYIPTPMGMQEFIIQTSHYKLDGQKIELAYQLQNQEGHPFASYQLEITWG
- the crcB gene encoding fluoride efflux transporter CrcB — translated: MKKEQFYPLGIFLAAIVGGLVRYLISTWLPASPEFPWGTLLVNYLGIICLVYLVKGYLVYKETSKGLVLALGTGFCGGLTTFSSLMLDAVKLLDTGRYLSLGIYLFLSIGGGLLLAYVLGRKKW
- a CDS encoding ribosomal-processing cysteine protease Prp, whose amino-acid sequence is MIQAVFERAEDGELRSAEITGHAESGEYGLDVVCASVSTLAINFINSIEKFAGYEPILELNEDEGGYLKVEIPADLPSHQREMTQLFFESFFLGMANLSENSSEFVQTRVITEN
- a CDS encoding DUF4365 domain-containing protein, giving the protein MANNRKIETLGVSHLSTFIDKHELLQSYFDRNDKTSVWDGEIHVLKSPSEKKDEILGKVPVQIKTTRQKKDVLKSFSLDTRDLELYKSNGGVVLFVVWLNEDNGLRDIYYKSLPPLSIKNLLRKSKLKNKSTNKKKLSIEIFKLDDKKMYPMLVDFINNSQKQYSFINVEGISVEDISDDKTLKFYFYGQEKEEIFNYQEEHDLFIYYLDPITGIEIPLENTIKIVETEEETDLIIKIGDHVFQDVKRHRFPDGSVQLHFGESFTMSFDIKKKQFKFNYTRPDLLSKAIKCTQVFQELGKIGYFTLNGNKIELDERSIKDISSFDLEADIKGLLKISNFMKKMGIQKDVDLSCFDKQSQRNLNILYSGLVLKKKVALNYNESKLLHLNIANIHIITLYSFLSDKNGTMIDIFTETPWCREGETEDEDYLDISIFEVFEPNNWLKIDNCKIDSVIASYQRLVDNKLKYEGADRTILKIVIAADMAEDMTKRELLLNWAQCLSNWNLKYSQNSEMAIINDLQIKSRVRKLNSKEMEILSNILVNSNDNYELCFGSSVLLKSKPQADLFWNKLDNETKERYKDFPIYTLYMKLS
- the yidA gene encoding sugar-phosphatase — protein: MSIKLIAVDIDGTLVNSKKEITPEVFSAIQDAKQAGVKVVIATGRPIAGVAKLLDDLQLRDEGDYVVTFNGALVQETATGHEIISESLAYEDYLDMEFLSRKLGVHMHAITKDGIYTANRNIGKYTVHESTLVNMPIFYRTPEEMADKEIVKCMFIDEPEILDAAIEKIPAEFDERYSINKSAPFYLELLKKNVDKGSAITHLAEKLGLTTDETMAIGDEENDRAMLEVVGNPVVMENGNPELKKIAKYITKTNDESGVAHAIRTWVL
- the crcB gene encoding fluoride efflux transporter CrcB — protein: MVIVYLAIACGFGALVRYFFSRYNQSSKLPLGTLIANLLGCFLIGLLYNHVESKEVYAILATGFCGGLTTFSTLNDELQKLLSDKKVFYSYFLLTYLGGFLAIFLGILL